The following are encoded together in the Equus quagga isolate Etosha38 chromosome 15, UCLA_HA_Equagga_1.0, whole genome shotgun sequence genome:
- the GCM2 gene encoding chorion-specific transcription factor GCMb, giving the protein MPAEAGRRADCVCSYGMKLSWDINDPQMPQEPAHFDHFCEWPDGYVRFIYRSDEKKAQRHLSGWAMRNTNNHNGHILKKSCLGVVVCARACMMPDGSRLQLRPAICDKARLKQQKKACPNCHSALELIPCRGHSGYPVTNFWRLEGNAIFFQAKGVHDHPRPESKSETEARRSALKRQMASFYQPQKKRIRELEAGENPNNSGHFNSIPPLENPEEFDMITDTGFPAPGQPGFSFPNSDAYKATCDLTTFQGDIMPPLQKHPKPRIYLPRPPCSYELAGPGSTNSSPYATLSKDSSSIPTDTDWVHLNALHYNVNSYSNFERSFDFTSKQHGWKPALGKPGLGERTDHGQFPAVAARPYYNPELPCRYLTSPPPGAPALQTVITTTTKVSYQAYQPPALKYCDSVREVSLSSCNYASENPPMSIYPEALDLPAAVTRATSPAGPVPLKIPGDCRAIRPTLAFPQESAPSRTDGAETWEACPSGMGSAISYSDAGSPFFSYDNDDF; this is encoded by the exons ATGCCGGCGGAAGCGGGGCGCAGGGCGGACTGTGTGTGCTCCTACGGGATGAAGCTCAGTTGGGACATCAACGACCCGCAGATGCCTCAG GAGCCAGCCCACTTTGACCACTTCTGCGAGTGGCCGGATGGCTACGTGCGCTTCATCTATCGCAGCGACGAGAAGAAGGCGCAGCGCCACCTGAGCGGATGGGCCATGCGCAACACCAACAACCACAACGGCCACATCCTCAAGAAGTCGTGCCTGGGCGTGGTGGTGTGTGCGCGGGCCTGCATGATGCCCGACGGCTCGCGCCTGCAGCTGCGGCCGGCCATCTGCGACAAGGCGCGGCTGAAGCAGCAGA AGAAAGCATGCCCCAACTGTCATTCTGCTTTGGAACTGATTCCCTGTCGAGGGCACAGCGGGTACCCTGTGACCAACTTCTGGCGGCTTGAGGGCAACGCCATATTTTTCCAG GCTAAGGGAGTTCACGATCACCCAAGACCAGAGAGTAAATCAGAGACGGAAGCTAGAAGAAGTGCCCTCAAGAGACAAATGGCCTCTTTTTACCAACCTCAGAAAAAGAGAATTCGAGAACTGGAG GCAGGAGAGAATCCAAACAACAGTGGACATTTCAACAGCATACCTCCCCTGGAAAATCCAGAAGAGTTTGATATGATTACTGACACTGGTTTCCCTGCTCCAGGGCAGCCTGGCTTTTCCTTTCCAAACTCTGATGCTTACAAAGCCACTTGTGACCTCACCACCTTTCAAGGAGACATAATGCCACCCTTACAGAAACATCCAAAGCCAAGAATCTATTTGCCTAGGCCACCCTGCAGCTATGAATTGGCAGGCCCTGGTTCCACAAATTCGAGCCCATATGCCACCCTTTCTAAAGATTCCAGCAGTATCCCTACTGACACAGACTGGGTTCACCTGAATGCATTACATTATAATGTCAACTCATACAGCAACTTCGAGAGGAGCTTTGATTTCACCAGTAAACAACATGGCTGGAAACCAGCTCTTGGAAAACCTGGCCTTGGAGAGAGGACTGACCATGGACAGTTCCCGGCCGTGGCCGCTCGCCCTTATTATAACCCGGAGCTCCCCTGCAGGTACCTCACGTCTCCCCCACCAGGTGCTCCAGCCCTGCAGACCGtgatcaccaccaccaccaaagtGTCCTACCAGGCCTACCAGCCCCCTGCACTGAAATACTGTGACAGCGTGCGGGAAGTTAGCCTTTCGAGCTGTAACTATGCTTCTGAAAACCCCCCAATGTCCATCTACCCAGAAGCCCTGGACCTTCCAGCTGCAGTCACCAGGGCAACCTCTCCAGCAGGGCCAGTGCCTTTGAAAATTCCAGGAGATTGCAGGGCCATCAGACCCACTTTGGCTTTTCCTCAAGAGTCAGCTCCCTCCAGGACAGACGGAGCAGAGACTTGGGAAGCGTGTCCGTCTGGAATGGGGTCCGCAATCAGTTATTCAGATGCAGGTAGTCCATTCTTTAGCTATGACAATGACGACTTTTGA